One genomic segment of Corynebacterium durum includes these proteins:
- a CDS encoding UTP--glucose-1-phosphate uridylyltransferase translates to MTDPISEYKFAVKTVVVPAAGLGTRFLPATKTVPKELLPVVDTPGIELIAQEASRLGASRLAVITAPNKEGVLAHFEHNERLESTLAERGKEEQLAKVQRAAELIQAVSVLQELPLGLGHAVGLAEQVLDDDEDVVAVMLPDDIVLPMGVMEKMAQVRSELGGSVLCAFNVSRDEVSNYGVFDIEESDQPNVKRVRGMVEKPDVEDAPSTFVATGRYLLDRAIFDALRRITPGKGGELQLTDAIELLIEEGHPVHIVVHEGKRHDLGNPGGYIRACLDFGLQDPTYGPGLRRYMERLLANQD, encoded by the coding sequence ATGACCGACCCTATCAGTGAGTACAAATTTGCGGTGAAGACCGTGGTGGTTCCAGCGGCCGGCTTGGGAACCCGTTTCTTACCTGCAACAAAAACGGTTCCCAAGGAACTACTTCCAGTTGTGGATACCCCCGGCATCGAACTCATCGCTCAGGAAGCCTCTCGCTTGGGGGCCTCTCGCTTGGCCGTTATTACCGCGCCGAATAAAGAAGGCGTATTGGCGCATTTTGAACATAATGAGCGCCTTGAAAGCACCCTGGCTGAGCGGGGTAAAGAGGAGCAGCTCGCTAAGGTTCAACGCGCAGCAGAATTGATCCAAGCCGTCTCAGTTTTGCAGGAGCTGCCGCTTGGTTTGGGGCACGCGGTGGGCCTTGCGGAGCAGGTGCTGGACGATGACGAAGATGTGGTGGCCGTGATGCTGCCCGACGATATTGTGTTGCCCATGGGCGTTATGGAGAAAATGGCACAAGTTCGCTCTGAGCTGGGCGGTTCCGTGCTGTGTGCCTTTAATGTGTCCCGCGACGAGGTGAGCAATTACGGCGTCTTCGACATTGAGGAATCTGATCAGCCGAACGTCAAACGTGTTCGGGGCATGGTGGAAAAACCAGATGTGGAGGATGCTCCGTCAACGTTTGTGGCGACGGGTCGCTACTTGCTTGATCGCGCAATTTTCGACGCCCTCCGTCGTATCACCCCTGGTAAGGGTGGAGAGTTGCAGCTCACTGATGCTATTGAGCTACTCATTGAAGAAGGTCACCCCGTGCATATTGTGGTGCACGAAGGTAAGCGACATGATTTAGGCAACCCGGGTGGGTATATTCGTGCTTGTTTGGATTTTGGCTTGCAGGACCCAACGTATGGCCCGGGTTTGCGGCGTTATATGGAAAGATTGCTAGCTAATCAGGATTAA
- a CDS encoding MogA/MoaB family molybdenum cofactor biosynthesis protein has protein sequence MSRLENDLEFLEEPNAEDLRAVEELGDRPAQRRALVVLVADHALSSGEDTDRLVTELLQEDGFAVDAVVRVQSKRSLICQAIETAVIGGADLVITVGGTGVGPRDKTPDATRAVLDKILPGISQALRASALACGAIDACTSRGVAGVSGSTVLVNLAPSRAAIRDGMATLGPLVHHVIDQLQDWSVDK, from the coding sequence ATGTCCCGCCTTGAGAACGACCTTGAGTTCCTTGAGGAGCCAAACGCCGAAGATCTTCGAGCTGTCGAGGAACTAGGCGACCGCCCCGCTCAGCGCCGAGCGTTGGTCGTTCTGGTGGCAGACCATGCGCTGAGCAGTGGGGAGGACACAGATCGCTTGGTCACGGAGTTGCTGCAAGAAGATGGTTTTGCGGTGGACGCAGTGGTGCGTGTGCAGTCGAAACGTTCGCTGATTTGCCAGGCCATTGAAACCGCCGTCATCGGGGGCGCGGACCTTGTGATCACCGTCGGCGGGACAGGCGTTGGTCCGCGCGACAAAACCCCAGATGCCACGCGTGCCGTATTGGATAAGATCCTTCCTGGCATTTCTCAGGCGTTGCGTGCGTCTGCGCTGGCGTGTGGCGCGATTGATGCGTGCACGTCACGCGGCGTCGCTGGGGTCTCGGGGTCAACTGTGCTGGTGAACCTGGCCCCCTCGCGTGCCGCGATTCGCGACGGCATGGCCACGCTGGGGCCACTGGTCCACCATGTTATTGACCAGCTGCAGGACTGGTCTGTTGATAAATGA
- the mscL gene encoding large conductance mechanosensitive channel protein MscL, whose amino-acid sequence MLKGFKDFILRGNVIDLAVAVVIGAAFTAIVTSFADNLINPLIASIGGANADGLGFYLRAGKEATFIDFGKIITAALNFLITAGVVYFIFVLPMNKFKEFSAARAGTTDEDEDSVILSSEAELLVEIRDLLKAQRSQR is encoded by the coding sequence ATGCTTAAGGGCTTTAAAGATTTCATCCTGCGCGGCAACGTGATCGACCTGGCTGTCGCCGTCGTCATCGGTGCTGCGTTCACCGCTATCGTCACCTCATTTGCGGACAACCTGATCAACCCGCTGATCGCTTCGATCGGCGGCGCAAACGCCGACGGCCTCGGCTTCTACCTCCGAGCAGGTAAAGAGGCTACCTTCATCGACTTCGGCAAGATCATCACCGCTGCCCTGAACTTCCTGATCACCGCAGGTGTTGTGTACTTCATCTTCGTGCTTCCCATGAACAAGTTCAAGGAATTCTCCGCAGCTCGTGCTGGTACTACTGACGAGGACGAAGATAGCGTCATCCTCTCCAGCGAAGCAGAACTGCTTGTTGAAATTCGCGACCTGCTGAAAGCCCAACGTTCCCAGCGTTAA
- the rpmB gene encoding 50S ribosomal protein L28, whose product MSAICQVTGRKPGFGKSVSHSHRRTNRRWNPNVQRRRFYLPSEGRTITLTVSTKGLKVIDRDGIEAVVAKIRARGEKV is encoded by the coding sequence ATGTCGGCTATTTGCCAGGTAACGGGACGCAAGCCGGGTTTCGGCAAGTCTGTCTCGCACTCGCACCGACGCACCAACCGCCGTTGGAACCCCAACGTGCAGCGTCGTCGTTTCTACCTGCCCTCTGAGGGCCGTACCATCACGTTGACCGTGTCCACCAAGGGTCTGAAGGTTATTGACCGTGACGGCATCGAAGCTGTGGTCGCCAAGATCCGCGCCCGTGGAGAGAAGGTTTAA
- the rpmF gene encoding 50S ribosomal protein L32 produces MAVPKRRMSRANTRARRSQWKANNAALQNVTIDGHTYRIPRRLVRAARMGLVEVEQF; encoded by the coding sequence ATGGCAGTACCAAAGCGCCGTATGTCCCGCGCAAATACTCGCGCCCGCCGTTCCCAGTGGAAGGCGAACAACGCCGCCCTCCAAAACGTTACTATCGACGGCCACACCTACCGCATCCCGCGTCGCCTCGTGCGCGCAGCTCGCATGGGCCTTGTGGAAGTCGAGCAGTTCTAA
- a CDS encoding S1C family serine protease, producing MNNNDDRKFEHISDPYRRLDPQQPPHDNQYAQPPVQGPTPGPQQPPAGYSQAPNQGFDQAQQPVNHQTSEMPGMGAQTSAASTAGPTAPGPTAAGSAAGPTAPEATAAGAGVGAAAGAASISGPQGTAVAEAPKEKRTVSLGTALALMLVGALGAGAITGVAVGQPWKNSSGSVVNALSEPAVHRTATDKEGSVEQVAENVLPAVVSIRVSNGYSVEEGSGSIISDDGNILTNNHVVSSAQQGGEITVLLNDGKEYKADFVAGDGSTDIAVIKLRNASNLPVMSFGNSDELQVGQQVVAIGSPLGLSATVTSGIISALNRPVRASGGEGGESSLIDAVQTDAAINPGNSGGPLVDMQGRLIGMNSVIATNSGDSGQSGSIGLGFAIPVNQARRIAQQLMDEGKVTQPMIGIRLSNNSRERGALVGDVEPDGPAQKAGITQGDLIVGVNDRVIDSADALITAIRARDFGETVTLKVTRPDSGDVRDVKVTLTEKK from the coding sequence ATGAATAACAACGACGATCGTAAATTTGAACACATTTCCGACCCCTATCGACGCCTCGATCCGCAACAACCCCCGCATGATAACCAGTATGCACAGCCCCCGGTCCAGGGGCCGACGCCCGGACCGCAGCAGCCACCTGCGGGTTATTCTCAGGCACCCAACCAGGGTTTTGACCAGGCGCAGCAGCCTGTGAATCATCAAACCTCGGAAATGCCTGGTATGGGAGCGCAGACCAGTGCCGCTTCCACTGCTGGGCCTACCGCGCCTGGCCCCACCGCTGCTGGTTCTGCTGCTGGTCCCACGGCCCCTGAAGCCACCGCTGCCGGAGCTGGTGTGGGGGCTGCGGCAGGTGCGGCGTCGATAAGCGGTCCGCAGGGGACGGCCGTGGCGGAGGCCCCGAAGGAGAAGCGGACAGTGAGTTTAGGCACGGCGCTGGCGTTGATGCTGGTAGGTGCGCTTGGCGCGGGCGCGATTACTGGCGTTGCGGTGGGGCAACCGTGGAAGAACAGCAGCGGCTCGGTGGTGAATGCGCTGAGTGAACCGGCGGTGCACCGCACGGCCACCGACAAGGAAGGCTCAGTTGAGCAGGTCGCGGAGAACGTACTGCCGGCTGTGGTGTCTATTCGCGTTTCCAACGGTTATTCCGTGGAGGAGGGGTCCGGCTCGATTATTTCCGACGATGGCAACATTTTGACCAATAACCACGTGGTCAGCAGCGCCCAACAGGGCGGCGAGATTACGGTGCTACTGAACGACGGCAAAGAATACAAGGCCGATTTTGTTGCTGGTGACGGTTCCACCGACATTGCGGTTATTAAGCTGCGGAATGCATCGAACCTGCCCGTTATGAGTTTCGGCAACTCCGATGAATTGCAGGTGGGCCAGCAGGTGGTAGCCATTGGCTCGCCGCTGGGGTTGAGTGCCACTGTGACCAGCGGTATCATTTCCGCCCTCAACCGTCCTGTGCGCGCCTCTGGGGGCGAGGGCGGTGAATCGTCGCTTATCGACGCCGTGCAAACTGATGCCGCCATCAACCCCGGCAACTCCGGTGGGCCGCTGGTGGACATGCAGGGGCGGCTCATTGGCATGAACTCGGTGATCGCCACCAACTCGGGTGACTCTGGGCAGTCCGGTTCCATCGGTCTGGGCTTTGCCATCCCTGTCAACCAAGCGCGCCGCATCGCGCAGCAGCTGATGGATGAGGGTAAAGTGACGCAGCCGATGATCGGTATTCGGCTTTCCAATAACAGTCGTGAGCGCGGTGCGCTCGTGGGTGATGTGGAACCAGACGGGCCAGCGCAAAAGGCAGGCATCACCCAGGGTGATCTGATCGTCGGGGTGAATGATCGTGTGATTGACAGCGCGGATGCACTAATTACCGCGATTCGCGCCCGAGATTTCGGAGAAACTGTCACACTTAAGGTAACCCGACCCGATTCAGGCGATGTGCGTGACGTGAAGGTCACTCTCACTGAAAAGAAGTAA
- a CDS encoding SAF domain-containing protein, which translates to MDFTVQEGMKITTALHAPGWHRTRLIRRAIAILLVLMAAALALHSALKKDPQVVVAVRTIDAGSTVTAEDVALRRVPQNLLPEGTFDSTDDVVGHVAVAAISPNEIPSHLRFVGSELASYLVNLDTLVTNPETDSAQENLGPPTLVPIKLADPTLAHLLNHGDTVTVVTHDDNAPEPITIAAGGRVVLSTLQQKSGGFAASSSREPGTILIALPETPAKRVAAASLTSPLAVVLTGERAKANGME; encoded by the coding sequence ATGGACTTCACAGTCCAAGAAGGCATGAAGATCACCACGGCCCTCCATGCACCCGGCTGGCACCGAACCCGCCTCATTCGACGAGCCATTGCCATCCTTCTCGTCCTGATGGCAGCAGCTCTAGCCCTCCACAGCGCGCTCAAGAAAGATCCGCAAGTTGTTGTTGCGGTACGCACCATTGACGCCGGCAGCACCGTCACGGCAGAGGATGTTGCGTTACGGCGCGTGCCACAGAACCTCCTCCCCGAAGGGACTTTTGACTCCACCGATGATGTGGTGGGGCACGTAGCTGTCGCAGCCATTAGCCCCAACGAAATCCCGTCACATCTCCGATTCGTCGGCTCCGAACTCGCTAGCTATCTTGTGAATCTGGACACACTTGTAACCAATCCGGAGACTGACTCGGCACAGGAAAATCTCGGCCCGCCAACTTTGGTACCCATTAAACTGGCCGATCCAACACTCGCTCACTTACTCAACCACGGCGACACCGTGACCGTGGTAACTCACGACGATAACGCGCCCGAACCGATCACGATTGCCGCTGGTGGACGTGTAGTTTTGAGCACACTTCAACAAAAAAGTGGCGGATTTGCTGCAAGCTCGTCACGCGAACCCGGAACCATACTCATCGCACTACCCGAAACTCCGGCAAAACGCGTTGCCGCCGCATCATTAACCTCGCCATTGGCAGTTGTGCTAACAGGTGAGCGGGCAAAGGCGAACGGAATGGAATAA
- the rpsN gene encoding 30S ribosomal protein S14, translating into MAKKSKIAKNEKRKEIVARYAARRQELKAIIKNPNTPDEERLDAQFELNRQPRDASPCRVRNRDAADGRPRGYLRKFGLSRVRVREMAHRGELPGVRKSSW; encoded by the coding sequence ATGGCTAAGAAGTCTAAGATCGCCAAGAACGAAAAGCGCAAGGAAATCGTCGCTCGTTACGCGGCGCGTCGCCAGGAGCTCAAGGCCATCATCAAAAACCCGAACACTCCTGATGAGGAGCGTTTGGATGCCCAGTTCGAGCTGAATCGCCAGCCGCGTGACGCCTCCCCGTGTCGCGTCCGCAACCGCGATGCCGCTGACGGTCGTCCCCGCGGTTACCTCCGCAAGTTCGGCCTGTCCCGTGTCCGCGTCCGCGAAATGGCTCACCGCGGTGAGCTTCCGGGTGTTCGTAAGTCCAGCTGGTAA
- a CDS encoding 5-formyltetrahydrofolate cyclo-ligase, which produces MPHTPHSTDKKAQLRHYLLNQRANHPHRLRDDAAIIAHLRTLLATLHSDSERFLGTNKVSQITPKITSDTSPCETSDRTADSSRVAAYVPHGSEPGGDTLLTTLMDYTSELYLPCVGPAGQMTWARHDGTLPLRTGRYGIPEPSSHPDPTFTLEDCTLIVAPAVACSPTGQRLGKGGGYYDRALAPLYAASHRPVVSTLLYNNEVRDDVPTEPHDMPVDVIICPQGIIWTNH; this is translated from the coding sequence ATGCCCCATACTCCCCACAGCACCGATAAAAAAGCACAACTACGGCACTACCTGCTCAATCAGCGCGCCAACCACCCCCACCGACTGCGTGACGACGCCGCGATCATCGCCCATCTGCGCACCCTCCTGGCCACACTACACAGCGACAGTGAACGCTTTCTAGGCACTAACAAAGTTTCCCAAATCACACCCAAAATCACCTCCGATACTTCCCCCTGTGAAACATCCGATAGGACGGCGGACAGTTCCCGCGTTGCCGCCTACGTTCCACACGGCAGCGAACCCGGCGGCGACACACTTCTTACCACTCTCATGGATTACACCTCCGAGCTCTATCTCCCATGCGTAGGCCCAGCCGGTCAGATGACCTGGGCACGGCATGATGGCACCCTGCCACTCCGCACCGGTCGTTACGGAATACCTGAACCCAGCAGCCACCCTGATCCAACTTTCACATTGGAAGACTGCACCCTCATCGTTGCCCCGGCTGTTGCTTGTTCACCCACCGGGCAACGCCTAGGCAAAGGCGGCGGATACTACGACCGCGCACTCGCACCACTGTATGCAGCCTCACACCGCCCGGTCGTGTCCACACTGCTCTATAACAATGAAGTTCGTGACGACGTTCCGACAGAACCGCACGATATGCCGGTTGACGTGATCATATGCCCGCAGGGAATCATCTGGACAAACCATTAG
- a CDS encoding response regulator transcription factor — protein MKILVVDDEQAVRESLRRSLTFNGYDVVLAEDGASALDQIGKEQPDLVILDVMMPRMDGLEVCRTLRSSGDDRPILVLTARDGVSDRVAGLDAGADDYLPKPFALEELLARVRSLFRRAAAEAIGNASTSDLVFEDLHLNPDTRDVTRGERTISLTRTEFALLELLMANPRRVLSRSAILEDVWGYDFPTSGNALEVYIGYLRRKTEAGGEPRLIHTVRGVGYVLRETAP, from the coding sequence ATGAAAATTCTTGTTGTTGATGATGAACAAGCTGTACGAGAATCTTTGCGCAGGTCACTCACCTTCAATGGCTATGATGTGGTTTTAGCTGAAGATGGGGCCTCAGCCTTGGATCAAATCGGCAAAGAACAACCCGACCTCGTCATCTTGGATGTCATGATGCCACGCATGGACGGCTTGGAGGTGTGCCGTACGCTCCGCAGCAGTGGCGATGACCGTCCCATCCTTGTTCTGACGGCCCGTGACGGCGTGTCTGATCGTGTGGCCGGGCTTGATGCAGGTGCAGACGACTACCTGCCCAAGCCTTTTGCCTTGGAGGAGCTACTCGCACGTGTTCGTTCTCTGTTCCGTCGCGCGGCGGCGGAAGCCATCGGCAACGCCTCTACCTCGGACTTGGTGTTTGAGGATCTGCACCTGAATCCAGACACTCGCGATGTCACGCGCGGTGAGCGCACCATCAGCCTTACTCGCACCGAGTTTGCGTTGCTGGAGCTGTTGATGGCCAACCCTCGTCGGGTCCTCAGTCGCAGTGCGATTCTGGAAGATGTCTGGGGATATGATTTCCCCACATCTGGCAACGCCCTCGAAGTTTATATTGGTTACCTGCGACGCAAGACTGAGGCGGGCGGTGAGCCTCGTTTAATCCACACCGTTCGTGGTGTTGGTTATGTTTTGCGTGAGACCGCACCGTGA
- a CDS encoding type B 50S ribosomal protein L31, which produces MKKDIHPDYHPVVFQDAGTGHQFLTRSTATSNRTVQWEDGNEYPLIVVDVTSESHPFWTGAQRLMDTAGRVEKFQRRYGGLARRAKKS; this is translated from the coding sequence ATGAAGAAGGATATTCACCCTGACTACCACCCGGTGGTCTTCCAGGATGCGGGTACGGGTCACCAGTTCCTAACCCGCTCCACCGCGACCAGCAACCGCACTGTTCAGTGGGAAGATGGCAACGAGTACCCACTGATTGTTGTGGATGTTACCAGCGAGTCGCACCCGTTCTGGACCGGCGCTCAGCGTCTCATGGACACTGCTGGCCGTGTTGAGAAGTTCCAACGCCGTTACGGTGGCCTCGCCCGCCGCGCTAAGAAGTCCTAA
- the rpmG gene encoding 50S ribosomal protein L33: protein MARNDIRPIIKLKSTAGTGYTYVTRKNKRNNPDRITLKKYDPVVRKHVEFREER, encoded by the coding sequence ATGGCACGTAACGATATTCGTCCTATCATCAAGCTGAAATCTACGGCTGGCACCGGCTACACCTACGTCACCCGTAAGAACAAGCGCAACAACCCCGATCGCATCACCTTGAAGAAGTACGATCCGGTTGTTCGTAAGCACGTTGAATTCCGCGAGGAGCGATAA
- a CDS encoding HAMP domain-containing sensor histidine kinase, whose protein sequence is MLRKPASPVDDIYGAEPVTEPEQTKPQGWDRKASLRWQLSMVTASMVAIAVAMMTIVAYWTVSTSLTNAVDQELQEKASAFLQNSFDPSFLLSPTAEIQAFKSYNPDVRVAYFSPGASRGIGDNLPITNDEAAVLRGELDMSTNNSGDERVLALRNEVGATLILARDLKSTHQLISSLGTVLLIIGALGVLIAIATGTVVATTGLRPVMRLQQAAEYVTQTDDLRPIAVVGNDELAQLTRSFNDMLEALEASRVRQTQLVADAGHELKTPLTSLRTNVELLMMVSQSKSAIPPEELESLSRDVIAQIEELSTLIGDLVDLAREDGPQQIVECVDLVECLETSLERVQRRRPDVKFTLNTQPWFLYGDPFALGRATLNLMDNAAKWSPQDGEVRITMTSEKEGVMELTFADSGPGIPAEDREKVFERFYRSIKARSMPGSGLGLAIVQQVINRHAGTIVAEESDDGGALMRVTLPGNPFPPGAPEADFNVSLQPELFDKHRTKKKPLPRALPKVKDRPDNRHKGPVQGIKMDDFSQLWASRQRRYTDE, encoded by the coding sequence ATGCTTCGTAAACCCGCAAGCCCTGTAGATGACATCTACGGGGCTGAACCTGTTACGGAGCCCGAACAAACTAAACCCCAAGGCTGGGACCGTAAAGCATCGTTGCGATGGCAATTGTCCATGGTGACGGCATCCATGGTGGCTATTGCTGTGGCCATGATGACCATTGTGGCTTACTGGACGGTGTCCACATCACTGACGAACGCGGTGGACCAGGAGTTACAGGAAAAAGCTTCCGCATTTCTGCAGAACAGTTTCGACCCAAGTTTTTTGCTGAGTCCCACGGCTGAGATTCAGGCATTCAAGTCTTACAACCCCGACGTGCGTGTGGCATACTTCTCACCGGGCGCATCTCGGGGAATAGGCGATAATCTGCCTATTACGAATGATGAGGCTGCTGTGCTGCGCGGGGAGTTGGACATGTCGACCAACAACAGCGGCGATGAGCGTGTTTTGGCGCTGCGCAATGAAGTTGGTGCCACGTTGATTCTCGCGCGGGACCTCAAAAGCACCCACCAGCTGATCAGTTCTCTGGGTACGGTGCTGTTGATTATTGGTGCGTTGGGCGTGCTCATTGCCATTGCAACGGGCACTGTGGTGGCCACCACAGGATTGCGCCCAGTGATGCGCCTGCAGCAGGCAGCCGAGTATGTGACGCAGACGGACGATCTGCGTCCCATTGCCGTGGTGGGTAATGACGAATTGGCTCAGCTCACCCGGAGTTTTAATGACATGCTGGAGGCGTTGGAAGCCTCCAGAGTGAGACAGACACAGCTGGTCGCTGATGCTGGGCATGAGCTGAAAACTCCATTGACGTCGCTGCGCACCAATGTCGAATTGTTGATGATGGTCTCTCAATCCAAGTCGGCCATTCCGCCAGAAGAGCTGGAGTCGCTGTCTCGCGACGTGATCGCGCAGATCGAGGAGCTGTCCACCTTGATCGGTGATCTGGTCGACCTTGCCCGCGAGGACGGACCACAGCAGATTGTTGAGTGTGTGGACTTGGTGGAATGCCTGGAGACGTCTCTGGAACGCGTGCAACGCCGTCGCCCCGACGTGAAGTTCACCTTGAACACGCAGCCGTGGTTCCTCTATGGCGATCCCTTTGCCCTGGGGCGCGCCACCCTCAACCTCATGGATAATGCCGCTAAGTGGTCCCCGCAGGATGGCGAGGTGCGCATCACCATGACGTCTGAGAAGGAGGGTGTCATGGAACTGACCTTTGCCGACTCCGGCCCGGGTATCCCAGCGGAAGACCGTGAGAAAGTCTTTGAGCGTTTCTATCGCTCCATCAAGGCGCGCTCAATGCCTGGTTCGGGCCTAGGATTGGCGATTGTGCAGCAGGTGATTAATCGTCACGCTGGCACGATTGTTGCGGAGGAATCCGATGATGGCGGTGCGCTCATGCGCGTAACCCTGCCTGGTAATCCGTTCCCGCCAGGTGCACCAGAAGCGGACTTCAATGTGAGTCTGCAGCCCGAGCTGTTTGACAAGCATAGGACCAAGAAGAAGCCACTGCCACGGGCGCTTCCTAAGGTGAAGGACCGCCCCGATAATCGGCATAAAGGGCCTGTTCAGGGCATTAAGATGGACGATTTTAGTCAGCTGTGGGCATCGCGCCAGCGCCGCTACACTGATGAGTGA